Below is a window of Lebetimonas sp. JH292 DNA.
ATTACGGGAACACCAGATTTTTTCATAACTTCTTTGGCTTTTGATTTATCGGCCATAAGCTCCATAACTTCAAGACTCGGACCTATAAAAGCGACATTATGGGCTTTGCATATTTCTACAAACGTCTGATTTTCACTCAAAAATCCGTATCCGGGGAAAATTGCATCACATTCAGTAATTTCTGCCGCACTTATTATAGAGGGTATGTTTAAATAACTCTCATTGCTTCTTGGGCCGCCTACACAGACGCCCCCGTCGGCAAAATTAAGATAAACTGCATCCCTGTCGGCCGTAGAATAAATTGAGACAGCCTCTTTTTTTAATTTATGTATAGCCCTGATAGCCCTTAAGGCAATTTCCCCTCTGTTTGCTATTAAAATTCTTTTCATAATTTTTTAACCTTAAAAAGGGGGGTATCAAATTCAACAGGTTGGCCGTCTTCCACTAAAATATCGAGTATTTCACAATCAAATTCGGCTTCCAATTCATTCATTATTTTCATAGCTTCTATAATACAAAGCGTATCTCCCTTTTTTATTTTATCGCCCACTCTTACATAAGGAGGGGAATCCGGACTCGGAGCCTGATAAAAAGTCCCGACCATCGGAGAAGTAATAAGTTCCCCTTCCACTTCACACTCAGGTTTTGCTTCCACTTTTTGAACAGCCTTAGGAGTTTCTTCCAAAGCCAATGCCGGTGCCGGTATCTGGGCAGGAGCGGTTTTTACAGATTTATCAAGAAAAATCCTAAATTTTTCATTTTCAAGTTCCAAAACATTGGCTTTTGAATTATCAAATATTTTTACAATTTCTTTTAATGTTTCAATATCCATAATATTAACTCCTTAATCCTTTTTAAAATGATATCATAAATTTGTTATAATTTTAAATATTCAAAAAAGGAAGCCAATGGGTGTAAAATCTGATAAATGGATTAGGACAATGGCCAAAGAATTTGGCATGATAAATCCTTTTGAAGAAAAACAGGTTCGCACAAACACTATAAGCTACGGAGTTTCTTCATACGGATATGATATAAGAGTAAGTGATGAATTTATGGTTTTTACAAATATAAATTCCACTATAGTTGACCCTAAAAATTTTGATGAAAACAATGTAGTTAATATTAAAGGCGACTGCATTATTCCTCCAAATTCATTTGCACTTTGCAGGAGTGTGGAATATTTTAAAATGCCAAGAGACGTACTTGCAATATGTGTTGGAAAATCAACTTATGCAAGATGCGGGATTATTGTAAATGTAACACCGATTGAACCTGAATGGGAAGGGCATATTACTATAGAAATAAGCAACACCACACCTCTTCCGGCAAAAATTTATGCAAATGAGGGAATTGCACAGTTAATTTTTCTTAGCGCTGATGATGAAATGTGCGAAATCAGCTACGCCGATAAAAAAGGAAAATATCACGGGCAAAAAGGAATTACCCTTCCTAAGGTGGATAAATAAAATGAAACTCTGTATTGCTTTAGATTTACCGAGTAAAGAAGAAAATTTAAAATTAGCTAAAGAAATTGGCGAATATGCAAATGATATTTGGCTTAAAGTCGGTTTTAGAAGCTATATAAGAGACGGAAACGAATTTATATTTAAATTAAAAAACTTAGGCTATAATATTTTTTTAGATTTAAAATTGTATGATATTCCAAATACAATGGCTGATGCAGCAGAAGAAATCACAAAACTTGGAATTGATATGTTCAATATTCATGCAAGTGCAGGTGAAAAAGCAATGAAAGAAGTAATGAAAAGAATTTCTAAATTCGAAAAAAGACCGTTAGTTTTGGCGGTAACGGCACTGACCAGTTTTTCAAACGATGAATTTAAAAAAATATACGGAAACGATATTGACATTAAAGCCAAAGAATTCGCAAAAACAGTTTTTCATTCCGGGCTTGATGGAGTTGTATGCAGTGTTTGGGAAAGCAAGGAAATTAAAAACATCACTTCAAATAATTTTATTACACTTACGCCTGGAATAAGACCGTTTGGAGAAGATGCAGGAGACCAAAAAAGAGTTGCTGATATAAAAGCGGCAAAAGAAAATAAAGTTAATTTTATAGTTGTGGGAAGACCTGTTTATCAGGATAAAAATCCAAAACAAAAAGTTGAAAAAATATTAAAAAAACTCAAGGAGAATTAATGAAAAAAGTATTTTTAAGTTTAAGTGTAGCAATAAGTCTATTTGCAAGCGATAAACTGTTACCTAAAAAAGAATTAAATTCCGTTTTAAAATCAAGTATTTTATATCCAAGACTCGCTCAGGATATTAAAAAAGGCCTTATCAAAGTCAGAGGTGTAAAAAAAGACAGATTTTATATAATAAATATTCAAACAAAAAGAGGAGCCGGAAATATTTATATAACAGCCGATAAAAAATATACTGTTATAGGAAGAATATTAAACAATAAAAACGGAAGCACATTAAGCGCAAATTTTCCGGTAAATAAAAAAATAGTAAATGAGGGAATATCTTTTTCTTTCGGAAAAGGTAAAAAAGATTTATATGTTGTTACAGACCCTGAGTGTCCGTTTTGCAGAATGATGGAACAGAAAACAAAAAATAACCTGGCAAAAAATTACAGAGTTCATGTAATTTTGTTCCCTTTGCCGTTTCATAAAGACGCAAGGGCAATGAGCTGTTATATTTTAGCGGGAAAAACAGATGAAGAAAAATCTCAAAGAATGAAAGAAACAATGCTTGGGGATAATAAATGGAAAAATTATAAACCTTCAAAAACAGAACTCAACAAATGTTACAGCGAGCTTGAAAAATCAAAAAGAGCGGCAATTGAACTTCAGGCAAAAGGAACTCCAAGCGTTTATGATGAAAATTTTAATTCTATTGAATGGCCGAGTTTAGTTAAAGGTAAAAAATGAGTTTTATCGATGCTACTTTATGCGCAAGTTTAAAAATCATAAGGGCCCTTCACGAAGAAGAAGGTATTTTTGAAGCCAAAGGAATAGGATTTGGAGGTGATAGAAGTTTAAAAATAGACCTTTTGGCAGAAGAAATGTTTATAAAGGCATTAAGCCACTATGGAAATATTTTTTCAGAAGAAAGAGGGTTTATAGATAACAAGAAAGATAAAAGAATTATAATTGACCCGATTGACGGAAGTTACAACGTCTCAAACCATATCCCCTATTTTGGAAGCAGTGTTTATCTTGAAGATGAAGCGGCTGTTATTGTAAATTTAAGTAACGGTGATTATTTTGTTAAAGACAAAAACGGCAAAAGATTTGAAAATTTATTTAGAAAACCGTTTCAGTCAAATTACAGACACGATGTCGTTTTATTTGAAAAGGCATACAAAAATCCGGAAATTGTCGCAAAATTAAATAAACATAATTTAAAATTCAGAGCACCTGGTGCACTCAGTTTATCCCTGTGTTACGGAGAATTTTCAAAAGCGGTAATATACAAAGGGGAAATAAGGGAATTCGATATTGCCGCCGCAAAATTTTATAACAGCGAATATTTCTGGTATTTTGAGGAGAGTTTAATAATAATGGCACCTAAAAAAAATGATTTAGAAGAAATTCTAAGGATAATAAAGGAATAAAATGGGATTCAGTAATTTTTTGAAAAAATTTAAAAAACCTCAGCCTAAAAAAGAAGACACCTCCAACAACTGGATAAAATGTCCCGCATGTGGTGCAATTAGTTTTTACAAAGAAGTTCAAAAACAAAACAATACATGCCCAAAATGCGGATATCATTTCAGAATGAGCGCAAATGACAGAATAAAATTACTTGCTGATGAAGATACTTTTACTGAATTTGACAAAAACTTAAAACCTAACGACCCTCTAAATTTTGTGGATAAGAAAAGCTATAAAAAAAGAATAGAAGAAAATTACAAAAAAACACAAAACTACTCTTCTGTAATAAGCGGAGAATGCAGAATTAATTCTATCTTAACCCAGCTTGTTGTTTTTGATTTTAACTTTATGGGAGGAAGCCTGGGAAGCGTTGAAGGTGAAAAAATAGTAAGGGCTGTAAAGAGAGCCATTGAGAAAAAATGCGGTTTGGTTATTGTATCCACCAGCGGAGGTGCCAGAATGCAGGAGAGCACATTTTCTCTTATGCAAATGGCTAAAACATCCGCGGCACTTGCAAGTTTAGCTGAACATAATCTCCCCTATATTTCTGTTTTAACAGACCCGACTTTCGGGGGAGTAAGTGCAAGTTTTGCATTCTTAGGCGATTTTATTATTGCAGAACCCGGGGCAATGATTGGATTTGCAGGACCCAGGGTTATTAAACAAACAATCGGGGAAGATCTGCCCCAAGGCTTTCAAAGGGCGGAGTTTTTACTTGAACACGGGCTAATAGATATGGTTGTAAAAAGAGACAAATTAAAACAGAGTATTGCCGATTTATTAAAATATACGCTAAAGAATGCCGGTTAATGATTTATGCCCTCTTAGACTGGGATACGCTGCAAAAATATCATTTATCCATTAAAGAGTTTTGCAAAACGGCAAAAGGACTTAAAGCAAAATTTTTACAATACAGAGACAAAAATTCCTCTCTGAAAGAAAAATTAAACAGACTCCGTGAAATTAGAAAACAGTGGAAAAAAACATTAATAATAAATGATGTAATAGAACTTCTTCCTTATGCTGACGGAATACACATAGGACAGGAAGACCTTGAAAATTTATGCAAAAGATTTAATCTGTCAAAAAAAGAAATGATATTAAATTTAAAAAATGGGAAAATTAGTGGCCAAGTTCCAAGTTACAAGTTACAAGACAACAAATTTAAAACCAAAATTGTTGGTCTTTCCACTCACAATAAAAAAGAGATACTTAAAGCCAATAAACTACCGCTTGATTATATAGGGCTTGGAGCTTACAAAAAAACTTCCACAAAAGATACATCAAATATTTTGGGAAAAAAAGCAATAGAACTTATAAAATTTTCAAATCATCCTGTTGCAATTATAGGCGGAGTAAAAATTTATGATAAAATTCCAGCCATAAAAGTAATAGGAAGCGATATATGCAAATTAACGTCTATTCGATTGAAAAAAAAGAAGAATATAAAAAAGAGATTGAAGAATTTATAAAAAAATCACGAGCTTTTGCAGATGTTAAAAATATAACACTCTATTCTAAAAATCTTTCCAAAACAAATAATCCAAAAAGAGAATATTCAAACATTTTTGAAAAATATACAGCTGAGGGGTTCAATATTATATTAACGCCGGAAGGGAAACTGATTGATTCAATTGAATTTTCAAAGATGTTTGAATATCCTAAAATTAACTTTTTTATAGGGGGTGCTTGGGGATTTGACGAGGAATTCAAAAAAAAAGGGATTAATGTTTCGCTGACTCCTTTAACTATGGGTCATAAAATAGCAAAAATTGTTTTATTTGAACAAATTTACAGAGCTCTTAGTATAAAAAACAATCATCCGTATCATAAATAGTGAAAATGGTGAGTAGTGAGCTTGCCCGGCCGCTTGAAAAGCGGCGGGGTGGTGAGTTGTGAGTTATGAGTTGCTAAGAAGCCAAGTTTAATTAAGAAATAAAAAGGAGAGAGAATGACAATGAATAACAATCATATTTTTAAAGAAAAACTGCTTGAAAGAAAAAAAGAAATTATTAAAATTCTTGATGACATTACAAACGAAATAAAAGAACTTTCATGTGATGATGTATGTGACGAAGGCGATGAGGCTACAAGTGCGATGGACAGCGGAAGAAAACAGCAAATTTATTTAAAATTAAAAGAGGAGCTAAACGAAATAGAAGTTGCTCTTAAAAAAATAGAAGAAGGGACTTACGGAATATGTGAAATGTGCGAAGAACCTATAAATAAAGAAAGGCTTTTAGTCAAACCATATGCAAAATATTGTATAATATGCAGAGAACTAATTGAAAAAGAAGGAAAAAACAAAAAATGAAAAAATATTCCGTTTTCAGTCTTATTTTTATTGCATTAATGACTCTTTTTGTTTATATACAGGATAATTCATCCACCACCTTTTCAATATTTGGAATTAATATCTCTTTGCCTAATGCCGTATGGATAGCACTGTTTTTAGGAATTTTTTATATTTTATCCATTCTGTTTTTTGTTTTTATACATTTACAAACCTTCTTTTATAAAAAAAACATACAAAAAGATATAGAAATAATGATAAATAATATTAAAAACAAAATTCTTTATAAAAACAGTTTAAAAGAAGTCAAAGTTCTTAAATACTGCAACAATTTTGTAAAAAACATCAACGGGCTTAATATAGAACCAAATCCCAGTGAAAAATTTGAATTTTTAGAAGATTTAAAAAAACTTAAAAACGGCGAGGTTATAGAAATCAGCAAATATAAACTGAATGAAAACAATCCGTGGTATATTTTAAATATAAAAAACAGACTTAAAAAAGATGGAAATTATGCAAAAGAAGTGTTGAGAAAATTTAAAAATGAAGAACTTAAAAAAGAAGCTTTCCAAATTTTTGCCCAAAAAGCCCCTATCGAAGAAATTTTAAAATATAACTACCCTCTAACAAAAGAGATAATACTTTCGCATATAAATGATAAAGATTTAAAAAAACTGCTTGAAATTGCCAAACTCTCTAAATTTGAAGAAATAGAAATAGCAAAAGCACTTTACGGCTCAAGAACGCCTGATGAGGAACTTGAAATAATATCTCCGTTTGTTTACGGAAGTGCTTATTTGGCATTAAAATATGAGCATATTGAAAAAGCAAAAGAAATTATTGAAGAGCATTCACTTAAAATTTTTGAATATATTTTAAAATTAAAAGAATGCGGAGTCAAAATAGACATTGATGAATATCTTCAGGCAATATCCTAAATTTTTTTTGGCTCCTTTAGCAGGATATACCGACCGTCCGTTCAGAAGCGTCGTTAAAAAATTCGGATGCGATTTGACATTTTCTGAAATGATAAATGTAAATGCAATTGCCTATAATAATGAAAAAACAAAAAAAATGATGCAAAAATCCCCAATTGAAACACCTTATTTTGTACAAATTGCCGCCAATAATATCCAAAACGCAAGAAAAGCTGTAGAAATTATTAATGAAATAGATGAAATTGACGGAATTGACATAAACTTAGGATGCCCTGTAAAAAAAGCCAGAAGGAGCGGATTTGGAGGAATTTTGCTAAAAGATGAAAATAAAGAATTTTTAAAAGAAATTATAAAAGTAATTGTCAATACTTCCAAAAAACCTGTAAGTGCCAAAATAAGGCTTGGATTTGAGAGAAGCGTAGCGGTAGAGAGGGCTAAAATGCTTGAAGATCTGGGAATTAAATTTTTAACTCTTCACGGAAGATTGGTCACACAAATGTACAAAGGTAAAAGTAATTATGAAGAAATCAAAAAAGTGGTAAAAGCCGTAAATATCCCGGTAATTGCAAATGGAGACATTACCGATTTCAAAAAAGCCAAATATGTGCTTGAATATACTGGTGCAAAAGGCGTCTCAATTGGAAGAGGTGCTATCGGAAAACCCTGGATTTTTCTTGAAATGAAACAAAGCGGTAATATTACACCTAAGCAGAAAAAAGAAGTAATAATTGAACATTTAAAACAGATGCATAATTTTTACAGAGATTACGGCGTTATTTTATTTAGAAAACATGCGCATGGATATTCAAAAGGAATAGAAAAAGCAAGCGAATTTAGAAGTAAAATAAATAGTGTTACTGAGTTTAATGAAGCAATGGAATTAATTGAGGAGTATTTTTAATGTTTAACGGAGTGATAAGAGAAATAGGAAAAATAAAAAATTTCAGCAATAATAAACTAAGGATAATTTCAAAATTAAAACCGCAAACAGGAGACTCAATAGCGGTAAACGGAGCATGTCTAACGGTTACCAAAATTTTTAGTGACGACTTTGAAGTAGAACTCTCTCCTGAAACTCAAAAAGTAGTCGCAATTGAAAATTACCAAAGTGGGAAAAAAGTCCATTTAGAAGAAGCATTGCGTTTTGGTGACAAAATAGACGGACATCTGATTCAGGGACATATAGACGCAGTTGGAGACATACTTGAAATTAAAAAAAACAGAAACTCTTATGATGTAATAATAAAAACAGACCCTAAAATAATGAAATATATTGCTCCAAAAGGTTCTATTGCAATAGATGGAATCAGCCTTACAATAAATGATGTTTTTTCTGACAGGTTTAGATTGACTATCGTTCCCCATACTTTTGAAAACACTCTATTTAGAGAATATAAAATTCATAGGAGGGTAAATATAGAAACAGATTTGTTTGCAAGATATATATATAATATGTTTAAAAAAGAAAATAATAATTTCGATGAGGTTTTGGCCTGGTGGTAATATTAAATGTTAAATGATGAATGTTAAATGTTGAATTGAAAATTAATTTTTAAGAAAAGTTTAAGAAATTTAATATTTTAACCTCTTTTTAATAAAAAAGATTTATACTTATGAAAACAAAAACTTTTAAGGAGAGGTTATGAAAAAGATTATATTAAGCTCATTTTTAGCAGCTGCCTTGTTGGCAGGAAATATCAATATAAAAAGTGACAATTCCACATTAAACAGAGTTGCGCCTAATCAAAATCAGGTTATGTCCTTTTCACCTGTAGTAAAAAAAGTAATCCCTAGCGTTGTAAACATTTCCACCACTAAAATAGTAAAAATAAAAATTCCCGATCAGTTCAGAAGATTTTTCAACGACCCGTTTTTTAAAAGATTCTTCGGACCGTTCGGAAATGTTCCAAACACTCCGAAAGAACAGAAAGAATATGCACTCGGTAGCGGCGTGATTATCTCCAAAAACGGATATATTGTTACAAACAATCATGTTGTATCGGGAGCAACTAAAATTATAGTTAAAACATTTGATGGGAAAAAATATACAGCAAAACTTATAGGAAGCGACCCGGCAACAGATATTGCAGTTATAAAAATAGAAGCAAAAAATTTACATCCTATCACTTTTACAGATTCAGACAAAGCAAA
It encodes the following:
- the accB gene encoding acetyl-CoA carboxylase biotin carboxyl carrier protein translates to MDIETLKEIVKIFDNSKANVLELENEKFRIFLDKSVKTAPAQIPAPALALEETPKAVQKVEAKPECEVEGELITSPMVGTFYQAPSPDSPPYVRVGDKIKKGDTLCIIEAMKIMNELEAEFDCEILDILVEDGQPVEFDTPLFKVKKL
- a CDS encoding thiamine phosphate synthase; the protein is MIYALLDWDTLQKYHLSIKEFCKTAKGLKAKFLQYRDKNSSLKEKLNRLREIRKQWKKTLIINDVIELLPYADGIHIGQEDLENLCKRFNLSKKEMILNLKNGKISGQVPSYKLQDNKFKTKIVGLSTHNKKEILKANKLPLDYIGLGAYKKTSTKDTSNILGKKAIELIKFSNHPVAIIGGVKIYDKIPAIKVIGSDICKLTSIRLKKKKNIKKRLKNL
- the ribE gene encoding riboflavin synthase, producing MFNGVIREIGKIKNFSNNKLRIISKLKPQTGDSIAVNGACLTVTKIFSDDFEVELSPETQKVVAIENYQSGKKVHLEEALRFGDKIDGHLIQGHIDAVGDILEIKKNRNSYDVIIKTDPKIMKYIAPKGSIAIDGISLTINDVFSDRFRLTIVPHTFENTLFREYKIHRRVNIETDLFARYIYNMFKKENNNFDEVLAWW
- a CDS encoding tRNA-dihydrouridine synthase, with the translated sequence MNIFRQYPKFFLAPLAGYTDRPFRSVVKKFGCDLTFSEMINVNAIAYNNEKTKKMMQKSPIETPYFVQIAANNIQNARKAVEIINEIDEIDGIDINLGCPVKKARRSGFGGILLKDENKEFLKEIIKVIVNTSKKPVSAKIRLGFERSVAVERAKMLEDLGIKFLTLHGRLVTQMYKGKSNYEEIKKVVKAVNIPVIANGDITDFKKAKYVLEYTGAKGVSIGRGAIGKPWIFLEMKQSGNITPKQKKEVIIEHLKQMHNFYRDYGVILFRKHAHGYSKGIEKASEFRSKINSVTEFNEAMELIEEYF
- a CDS encoding suhb → MSFIDATLCASLKIIRALHEEEGIFEAKGIGFGGDRSLKIDLLAEEMFIKALSHYGNIFSEERGFIDNKKDKRIIIDPIDGSYNVSNHIPYFGSSVYLEDEAAVIVNLSNGDYFVKDKNGKRFENLFRKPFQSNYRHDVVLFEKAYKNPEIVAKLNKHNLKFRAPGALSLSLCYGEFSKAVIYKGEIREFDIAAAKFYNSEYFWYFEESLIIMAPKKNDLEEILRIIKE
- the accD gene encoding acetyl-CoA carboxylase, carboxyltransferase subunit beta encodes the protein MGFSNFLKKFKKPQPKKEDTSNNWIKCPACGAISFYKEVQKQNNTCPKCGYHFRMSANDRIKLLADEDTFTEFDKNLKPNDPLNFVDKKSYKKRIEENYKKTQNYSSVISGECRINSILTQLVVFDFNFMGGSLGSVEGEKIVRAVKRAIEKKCGLVIVSTSGGARMQESTFSLMQMAKTSAALASLAEHNLPYISVLTDPTFGGVSASFAFLGDFIIAEPGAMIGFAGPRVIKQTIGEDLPQGFQRAEFLLEHGLIDMVVKRDKLKQSIADLLKYTLKNAG
- the pyrF gene encoding orotidine-5'-phosphate decarboxylase, whose protein sequence is MKLCIALDLPSKEENLKLAKEIGEYANDIWLKVGFRSYIRDGNEFIFKLKNLGYNIFLDLKLYDIPNTMADAAEEITKLGIDMFNIHASAGEKAMKEVMKRISKFEKRPLVLAVTALTSFSNDEFKKIYGNDIDIKAKEFAKTVFHSGLDGVVCSVWESKEIKNITSNNFITLTPGIRPFGEDAGDQKRVADIKAAKENKVNFIVVGRPVYQDKNPKQKVEKILKKLKEN
- a CDS encoding thioredoxin fold domain-containing protein, producing the protein MKKVFLSLSVAISLFASDKLLPKKELNSVLKSSILYPRLAQDIKKGLIKVRGVKKDRFYIINIQTKRGAGNIYITADKKYTVIGRILNNKNGSTLSANFPVNKKIVNEGISFSFGKGKKDLYVVTDPECPFCRMMEQKTKNNLAKNYRVHVILFPLPFHKDARAMSCYILAGKTDEEKSQRMKETMLGDNKWKNYKPSKTELNKCYSELEKSKRAAIELQAKGTPSVYDENFNSIEWPSLVKGKK
- the dcd gene encoding dCTP deaminase yields the protein MGVKSDKWIRTMAKEFGMINPFEEKQVRTNTISYGVSSYGYDIRVSDEFMVFTNINSTIVDPKNFDENNVVNIKGDCIIPPNSFALCRSVEYFKMPRDVLAICVGKSTYARCGIIVNVTPIEPEWEGHITIEISNTTPLPAKIYANEGIAQLIFLSADDEMCEISYADKKGKYHGQKGITLPKVDK
- the dksA gene encoding RNA polymerase-binding protein DksA, whose amino-acid sequence is MTMNNNHIFKEKLLERKKEIIKILDDITNEIKELSCDDVCDEGDEATSAMDSGRKQQIYLKLKEELNEIEVALKKIEEGTYGICEMCEEPINKERLLVKPYAKYCIICRELIEKEGKNKK
- a CDS encoding 23S rRNA (pseudouridine(1915)-N(3))-methyltransferase RlmH; protein product: MQINVYSIEKKEEYKKEIEEFIKKSRAFADVKNITLYSKNLSKTNNPKREYSNIFEKYTAEGFNIILTPEGKLIDSIEFSKMFEYPKINFFIGGAWGFDEEFKKKGINVSLTPLTMGHKIAKIVLFEQIYRALSIKNNHPYHK